The Buchnera aphidicola (Lipaphis pseudobrassicae) genomic sequence TCCAAATCCCCATATATTAATTAATGAACCAATTGTAATATCTAATTTTCCATTAGTTTTTTTATTTATTTCTATTGCTTTTGAAATGATATGATAAAAATTTTTGTTAATAATTTGCAGTTCATTTTTTTTTCGTTTATTAAATTGAGATACTATCGATTTTTTCTTCCAAGAAGAAAGCATTGTTTCATCTTTATTTAAACATGTTTGAATTAAATGTTTAATATATATTTTTTTTTTTAAATTAGGAATTTTAACTTGCCAATATGTTCCCATAGTTTTTCCTTGTAATACTGTAATATTTTTTTTTTCTTTAGTTTTTATTAAAGATTTATTATAAAAAATAATTAAGAAAATAATAGAACACAAAAAAATATTAAAAATGATTTTAAAAGACATAAATAGTTCTAATCCTTGTTTTATAAAACGTTTTCTTAGTAAAAAAATAAAATTATTTGTTTTTTAAAGTATAATAATTATTATTTTTTTGATTTTTAAAAATAATTTTTTATAGTCAATTTTTTAAAAATATATATTAATACTAATATGTATAATTAGATATAACGATTCATGGAGTTAAAGAGTGATGAAGTGTATAATAAAAAATGTTTTGTTTTTATAATAATTATCATAAAAAATAAATTTTATTTATAGATTAGATTGTAATAACGAGAAAGAAACAATGAAAAAAGTAAAGATGATAATATTAAACAAAGTAATATTACTTTTAACACTATCGCTAAGCTTTGGAATGTCTTCAGGAAATTTTAGTAAAAATACTAATTTTTCTCAGCAAATAGCTCCTAGTTTAGCACCAATGCTAGAAAAAGTCATGCCTTCAGTAATTAGTATTAACATAGAAGGAAGTACTGTTGTACGTACTTCTCGTTTACCTCATCAATTTCAACCATTTTTTGGAGATAATTCTCCTTTTTGTCAAGGTAATTCACCATTTCGACATTCCCCTTTTTGTGGTGTTAGCCCAAATTCTGAAAATAATACAAATGAAAAGTTTCATGCGTTAGGTTCTGGAGTTATTATTGATGCAAACAAAGGATATGCAGTAACTAATAATCATGTTGTAGAACATGCAAATAAAATTCAAGTACAGTTAAGTGATGGACGTCGGTATGAGGCTCAAATAATCGGAAAAGATGCTCGTTCTGATATTGCTTTAATACAATTAAAAGATGCAAGTAATCTTAGTGCAATAAAAATTGCTGATTCTGATACTTTACGAGTTGGAGATTATACTGTTGCTATTGGTAATCCTTATGGTCTTGGTGAAACTGTCACTTCAGGTATTATTTCTGCTTTGGGTCGTAGTGGATTAAATATTGAGCATTATGAAAATTTTATTCAAACTGATGCTGCAATTAATAGAGGAAATTCTGGTGGAGCATTAGTCAATTTAAATGGTGAGTTAATAGGAATTAATACTGCTATTTTAGCGCCAGATGGTGGAAATATCGGAATAGGTTTTGCTATCCCTGGAAACATGGTAAAAAACTTAACTTCGCAAATGGTTCAATTTGGACAGGTAAGACGAGGAGAATTAGGAATAATAGGTATGGAGTTAAATTCAGATTTAGCAAAAGTTATGAAGATAAATGCACAAAAAGGTGCTTTTGTAAGTCAAGTTTTACCTAATTCTTCTGCGTTTGAATCAGGTATTAAAGCTGGTGATATTATTATTTCTTTAAATAAAAAACCAATTTCTAGTTTTTCTGCATTACGTGCTGAGGTTAGTTCTTTACCAGTTACTACAAAAATGGAATTAGGAATATTTAGAGAAGGAAAAATTAAAAATATTATTGTAGAATTAAAGCATTCTTTAAAAAATAATATTAATTTAAATAACAATTATATAGGTATTGAAGGAGCAAATTTAAGTAATTATGTATTAAATGGAGAAAAGGGTGTAAAAGTAGAAAATGTAAAATTAAATACTGAAGCATCAAAAATTGGTTTTAAAAAAGATGATATTATCATTGCAGTAAATCAAAAATCCATAACAAATTTAGAAGAATTAAGAATAATTTTGAACACGAAACCAAAAATATTAGTGTTTAGTGTAAAAAGAGGAATCCATAATATATACTTAGTAAGCGAATAATTTAGTAAGTGAATAATTACTAATCATTCCGCCCGAGTTAAATTGGGCGGATTGTATTAAAATTTATTTTATATTTCTTAATAATTGATTGATTTCTGTTTTACTTAATGTTTTTGAATCAACTTTTTTTACAATAACAGCAGCGTAAAGATTATAATTTTTATCTTTTGATGGTAAACTTCCAGAAACTACCACAGAATTATCAGGTATTTTCCCATAAAAAATATTACCAGTTTCTCTATCATATATTTTAGTGCTTTTTCCAATAAAAACACCCATAGAAATTACTGATCCTTTTCCTACAATCACTCCTTCTACAATTTCAGAACGTGCTCCGATAAAGCAATTATCTTCAATGATTGTAGGATTATTTTGTAATGGTTCCAATACGCCTCCTATTCCAACACCACCAGATAAATGTACATTTTTACCAATTTGAGCACAAGAACCTACCGTAGCCCAAGTATCAATCATAGTTCCTTCATCAATATACGCACCAATATTTACATAAGAAGGCATAATCACTGTATTATGATTAATAAATGAACCATATCTAACTGTTGCTGGTGGTACAATTCTAACTTTTTCTTTTTGAAATCTTTTTGCATCGTATTTTTCATATTTTAATGGAATTTTATCGTAATAATTTGTATGATTACCTGATATAAGATTATTTCGTTTTATATACATATACAACAAAACTGCTTTTTTTAACCATGTATGCGTGATCCATATATTATCTTTTTTTTCTGCAACTCTTACAGTTCCACTGTTTAATAATTGTATGACATAATCAATTTTGTTTAAAATATCATTATTTATATTATGTTTTTTTTTATATGCTTCTTCAATAATTTTTTTTAATGAGTACATTTTGTTATTTGACCTAATGTATTATTAATCAAGTAAAAGTATTTTCAAATTTCATTTTTATTAAATAATTTTTGAGAAATTTTTTCGTCTTTACGCCATGTTAAAATATCGCATCCATGTTCTGTAACTAATATAGTATGCTCATATTGTGCTGATAAAGAACGATCTTTAGTTTTTACTGTCCATCCATCTTTCATACATCGAACTTGAGGATTTCCAGCATTAATCATAGGTTCAATAGTAAAAATCATTCCTTTTTTTAAAATCATATTATTTTCTTTGTTTTTATAATGCAAAATATGTGGTTCTTCGTGAAACCGACGACCAATACCATGACCACAATATTCTCTTACAACAGAAAAATTATTTTTTTCAACGTGTTTTTGAATAGTTTCACCAATTTTATACAAGTTCATTCCAGGTTTCACTAATTTTAAAGAAAGGTAAAGGCTTTCTTGAGCTATCTTACATAGACGTTTAGATAAAATACTTGTTTTTCCTATTAAGAACATTTTTGAAGTATCGCCATAATAACAATCTTTAATAATTGTAATATCAATATTAATTATGTCACCTTCTTTTAATATTTTTTTTTTACTTGGAATTCCGTGACATACGACATCGTTAACAGAAGTGCAAATAGATTTTGGAAACCCATGATATCCTAAACATGCTGAAGTAGCTTTTTTTTGATGAACAATGTAATCATGGCAAATTTGGTTTATATCTTCTGTACTTATGTTGGGTTTAAGATGCTGTTCTATCATTTCAAGAACCTCAGCTGCTAATTTCCCAGATATTCGCATTTTTTTTATTTCTGATTTTGTTTTAATTATATAGCTCATAATATTTAGCCATTTTTTATATCAATTTGTAAAATTTAGGATATATTAAAATTATATTTTTTTAAATTTGTTAACTTGTGTTTTAATTGATGTTAAATTTTATATATTATCAATATATTGATATTTTTATTATAAAAATATGATATATATTATACATATGAAAATACAGAATTAACATTCTAATTATTAGAATATTTATTTAGAATATTTATTCTAACTTTTTTTATTACAGAGGTAGTTATGAAAATAGTGTCAATGCAAGATATGTTAAAAGCAGGAGTTCATTTTGGTCATCAAACACGATATTGGAATCCAAAAATGAAACCTTTTATTTTTGGTATTCGTAATAAAGTACATATTATTAATTTAGAAAAAACTTTACCAATGTTTAACTTTGCTCTTAACGAATTAAAAAAAATCGCTTCTAAAAAAGGTAGAATACTTTTTGTTGGAACTAAAAGAGCTGCAAGAAATGGAGTAAAAGAAGTTGCTACTAATTGTGATCAATTCTATGTAAATCATCGTTGGTTAGGGGGTATGTTAACTAATTGGAAAACAGTTCGACAATCTATAAAACGTTTGAAAGATTTAGAAATAGAATCTAAAGATGGTACTTTTGCTCAATTAACTAAGAAAGAAGCATTAATAAGATCTCGAGAATTATCTAAATTAGAAAATAGTTTAGGTGGTATTAA encodes the following:
- the map gene encoding type I methionyl aminopeptidase, whose amino-acid sequence is MSYIIKTKSEIKKMRISGKLAAEVLEMIEQHLKPNISTEDINQICHDYIVHQKKATSACLGYHGFPKSICTSVNDVVCHGIPSKKKILKEGDIINIDITIIKDCYYGDTSKMFLIGKTSILSKRLCKIAQESLYLSLKLVKPGMNLYKIGETIQKHVEKNNFSVVREYCGHGIGRRFHEEPHILHYKNKENNMILKKGMIFTIEPMINAGNPQVRCMKDGWTVKTKDRSLSAQYEHTILVTEHGCDILTWRKDEKISQKLFNKNEI
- the rpsB gene encoding 30S ribosomal protein S2, whose amino-acid sequence is MKIVSMQDMLKAGVHFGHQTRYWNPKMKPFIFGIRNKVHIINLEKTLPMFNFALNELKKIASKKGRILFVGTKRAARNGVKEVATNCDQFYVNHRWLGGMLTNWKTVRQSIKRLKDLEIESKDGTFAQLTKKEALIRSRELSKLENSLGGIKNMGGLPDCLFVIDALHEQIAIKEANNLGIPVFSIVDTNSNPDGVDYVIPGNDDAIRSVTLYLKSVSLSIAKVNHQNLLDQSLVKYQKDIDLQ
- the degP gene encoding serine endoprotease DegP; this translates as MKKVKMIILNKVILLLTLSLSFGMSSGNFSKNTNFSQQIAPSLAPMLEKVMPSVISINIEGSTVVRTSRLPHQFQPFFGDNSPFCQGNSPFRHSPFCGVSPNSENNTNEKFHALGSGVIIDANKGYAVTNNHVVEHANKIQVQLSDGRRYEAQIIGKDARSDIALIQLKDASNLSAIKIADSDTLRVGDYTVAIGNPYGLGETVTSGIISALGRSGLNIEHYENFIQTDAAINRGNSGGALVNLNGELIGINTAILAPDGGNIGIGFAIPGNMVKNLTSQMVQFGQVRRGELGIIGMELNSDLAKVMKINAQKGAFVSQVLPNSSAFESGIKAGDIIISLNKKPISSFSALRAEVSSLPVTTKMELGIFREGKIKNIIVELKHSLKNNINLNNNYIGIEGANLSNYVLNGEKGVKVENVKLNTEASKIGFKKDDIIIAVNQKSITNLEELRIILNTKPKILVFSVKRGIHNIYLVSE
- the dapD gene encoding 2,3,4,5-tetrahydropyridine-2,6-dicarboxylate N-succinyltransferase encodes the protein MYSLKKIIEEAYKKKHNINNDILNKIDYVIQLLNSGTVRVAEKKDNIWITHTWLKKAVLLYMYIKRNNLISGNHTNYYDKIPLKYEKYDAKRFQKEKVRIVPPATVRYGSFINHNTVIMPSYVNIGAYIDEGTMIDTWATVGSCAQIGKNVHLSGGVGIGGVLEPLQNNPTIIEDNCFIGARSEIVEGVIVGKGSVISMGVFIGKSTKIYDRETGNIFYGKIPDNSVVVSGSLPSKDKNYNLYAAVIVKKVDSKTLSKTEINQLLRNIK